The proteins below are encoded in one region of candidate division WOR-3 bacterium:
- a CDS encoding peroxiredoxin — protein MENITEKRGMPLLGDDFPEIKVSTTHGLIELPKFFAGKWFVLFSHPADFTPVCTTEFVAFQKRYDKFRNLNCELIGLSVDQVFSHIKWEEWIKEKLGVEIEFPIIADTGRVASMLGLIHPNKGTNTVRAVFVVDDRGKIRIILYYPQELGRNMDEILRAVEAMQIADKYKVAMPANWPNNELIKDRVIVPPASDVKTAKERLERAKAGEFECFDWWLCHKKLNL, from the coding sequence ATGGAAAATATCACCGAAAAAAGAGGGATGCCCCTTTTAGGGGACGATTTTCCGGAAATCAAAGTGTCAACGACGCACGGGTTAATAGAACTGCCGAAGTTCTTTGCCGGTAAGTGGTTTGTGCTTTTCAGTCACCCGGCAGATTTTACTCCGGTGTGCACGACAGAGTTTGTTGCGTTTCAAAAGCGCTACGATAAATTTCGAAATCTTAATTGCGAACTGATTGGATTGAGCGTTGACCAGGTGTTCTCGCATATCAAGTGGGAGGAGTGGATTAAAGAGAAACTGGGAGTTGAGATTGAATTCCCGATTATCGCCGATACCGGCAGGGTTGCCAGTATGTTAGGACTAATTCATCCGAATAAGGGGACGAATACGGTGCGGGCGGTTTTTGTGGTTGATGACCGCGGTAAAATCAGGATTATTCTTTACTACCCGCAAGAACTGGGGAGAAATATGGATGAGATTTTACGTGCGGTTGAGGCGATGCAGATTGCCGACAAGTATAAGGTGGCGATGCCCGCCAACTGGCCCAACAATGAACTCATTAAGGACCGGGTGATTGTACCGCCGGCGAGCGATGTCAAAACGGCAAAGGAGCGATTGGAAAGGGCAAAGGCGGGCGAGTTTGAATGTTTTGACTGGTGGCTCTGCCACAAGAAGTTAAATCTGTAA